The Theileria annulata chromosome 3, complete sequence, *** SEQUENCING IN PROGRESS *** genome has a segment encoding these proteins:
- a CDS encoding uncharacterized protein (2 probable transmembrane helices predicted for TA18430 by TMHMM2.0 at aa 21-43 and 63-80;~GPI-Anchor Signal predicted for TA18430 by DGPI v2.04, no cleavage site predicted): protein MSGHEIGLLFRKGWFTRRIFSTVIIFAVSDAFVKFEYGIPFTFDFESTTWEWWNNPKNREKYSLYIYIHNFLVINIYSIIY, encoded by the exons atgagtGGACATGAAATTGGTTTATTATTTCGTAAAGGCTGGTTTACTAGAAGAATTTTTAGTACTGTAATAATTTTCGCAGTCTCTGATGCATTTGTTAAATT tgAATATGGAATACCATTTACATTCGATTTCGAATCTACTACTTGGGAATGGTGGAATAATCCCAAAAATCGTGAAAAGTATTctttatacatatatattcacaattttttagttattaacatatattctatcatttattaa
- a CDS encoding uncharacterized protein (Contains 3 putative transmembrane domains;~3 probable transmembrane helices predicted for TA18435 by TMHMM2.0 at aa 692-714, 946-968 and 1017-1039), giving the protein MLDFINQTESRFLLDSIHETHMEKSKIIRIFKIIKIKNILRINKLTNLLIFCLLICLSRTGNCYAIETRKDAGSDFGPFLETPNFLETPPKIIEDSVMEEIDALDDYNSKNENELTNSFSKFFNRSKFDLKKFDKFDNLDKNFDKFDALDNFDDSDDSDKFDDSFDIPYKHSFDTVQTLNTLKKTDNLTCGTDPFEHDPDLKYFKNPKNISNAENTSTTNKLSNDNSLDTVDTKDTNTNETPFRGSTDDSVDGMGTVEMEDELNSEEAPKVCPFGFTSGNKRKTKTETTKDSTDTNKSDDMKSDELKTDKENLYLEEKQFEEKILYLMSSMKKLKKEILGKNAELDDLFMQVEHLRVSLGKFDSAFYRTLFSDLETLSRDLNLLRKGNIYYTGDNYNILNNITVMDALRALFVIYRTPFVLLRHNFPLYNKCEVFIYNFLRYKLPKFLYTVYSRVNNGMKKGTNYLYSNSVKYMRNTFIYHSVNKKTINIYDVLLTDYLRDKMSVDVDKVNYSGNAFINKLINMLIKLKIVKHYKYIRYGVFKNSVISMVFLNRKYILDGYVVGSNPDFFYIKLKDHKTLEVLYYIYKLKVMCFLEKLALFFLRYFSMICNLFLQDPEKLYNNYTRPLFNFESIPLFNFQTMKIKNLYFFLRGVSILALQKVDVFMDYCFNYANKVNPELSILVPKDLLNRIFFISVIILLTVIMVFLIQLAFHILTSIVSTLTGNNNSKTTISSRLRHWYHKSFLRHFFQLMKKSLSHGKSHKRKHRYHRNFETFHRIIDDGNSDLILLIITNTISMVIGNMDITYPKKDKAIDIPKDTVKIKTGTVNADGNCTETAKEIKGDATITPATQTEGPKLTIKDITGADALATIAGTPCNVSVDTEKKTLTINYTQGTGKKCIEIEITGINTKKTGTASATTVQYGHIFTETFDTSKVHWPEIISPTLMVIVGMILLVITIFPPVIVAALRKTAPLLGNWSHYQSPMCKWGADEKDQQDKWTNTGETWTSGDTTGSQDASFWHGFDLLIVLKILLASAVLWSKAYWEGDKAKDGYPPSDPNQRECKKLNVAATTSGSGTELTYTIGQNFAENHAKDNCGFKNSPTYYAHLVPPSLMVLVGMELPLPNITIVTTVISGVFIMELLRIVLDSCKTNIGDSRTTSTEGESTTPFETTFESNINGAGECERLSRRISILGDFNFTFCHYLGTTSEGSSEFYGVIVVEGGAGLDRAPISGKSHLIAIESSTKS; this is encoded by the exons ATGTTAGATTTTATAAATCAAACCGAGTCCAGATTTCTTCTGGATTCTATCCATGAAACTCACATGGAAAAGtctaaaataattagaatctttaaaataattaagatcaaaaatatattaagaataaataaattaactaatttgttaattttcTGCTTACTAATTTGTTTATCAAGGACTGGAAATTGTTATGCTATTGAAACTAGAAAAGATGCTGGTTCAGATTTTGGTCCATTTTTAGAAACACCAAATTTTCTTGAAACTCCAccaaaaattattgaagATTCAGTAATGGAAGAAATTGATGCTCTTGATGATTATAATTccaaaaatgaaaatgaattaacaaatagttttagtaaatttttCAATCGATCAAAATTTGatctaaaaaaatttgataaatttgataatttggataaaaattttgataaatttgatgctcttgataattttgatgattctgatgattctgataaatttgatgaTTCATTTGATATACCATATAAACACTCATTTGACACAGTTCAAACACTTAATACTCTTAAAAAAACAGATAATCTCACATGTGGTACAGATCCATTTGAACATGATCctgatttaaaatactttaaaaatcctaaaaatatatcaaaCGCTGAAAATACATCCACTACGAATAAATTATCCAATGACAATTCATTAGATACTGTGGATACTAAGGacactaatactaatgaaACCCCTTTCAGGGGTAGTACTGATGATAGTGTTGATGGAATGGGTACAGTAGAAATGGAAGATGAATTGAATAGTGAAGAAGCACCAAAAGTATGTCCATTTGGATTTACAAGTGGAAATAAACGTAAAACTAAAACTGAAACTACAAAAGATTCAACTGACACTAATAAATCGGATGACATGAAATCTGATGAACTAAAAACGgataaagaaaatttgTACTTGGAAGAGAAACAATTTGAAGAAAagatattatatttgatgagttcaatgaagaaattgaaGAAAGAAATCTTGGGAAAGAATGCGGAATTGGATGACCTTTTTATGCAAGTGGAACATTTGAGAGTAAGTTTGGGCAAATTTGATAGTGCATTTTACCGAACATTATTTAGTGATTTGGAAACATTATCAagagatttaaatttgCTAAGAAAGGGAAACATATATTACACAGgagataattataatatattaaataatattacagTAATGGATGCTCTGAGAGCTTTGTTCGTGATATATCGCACACCATTTGTACTCTTGAGACATAACTTCCCATTATATAACAAGTGTGAAgtttttatatacaattttcTAAGGTACAAATTACCGAAATTTCTCTACACAGTTTATAGTAGAGTAAATAATGGTATGAAGAAAGGTACTAACTATTTATACTCAAATAGTGTCAAGTACATGAGgaatacatttatataccacagtgttaataaaaagacaataaatatatatgatGTTCTATTGACAGATTATTTAAGGGATAAAATGTCTGTAGATGTGGATAAAGTAAATTATTCAGGAAATGcatttattaataagttgataaatatgcttataaaattaaagataGTGAAACATTACAAGTATATAAGGTATGGAGTATTTAAGAATAGTGTAATTTCAATGGTCTTTTTGAATAggaaatatatattagatGGTTACGTAGTGGGTAGTAACCCGGACTTCTTCTATATAAAACTTAAGGATCATAAGACACTAGAAGTTCTCTATTACATTTATAAACTCAAAGTTATGTGTTTCCTAGAAAAATTGGCATTATTTTTCTTGAGATATTTTTCTATGATTTGTAATTTGTTCTTACAAGATCcagaaaaattatataacaatTATACAAGACCATTATTCAACTTTGAAAGTATCCCATTATTTAACTTTCAAACCATGAAGATTAagaatttgtatttttttcttAGAGGAGTATCAATATTGGCACTTCAGAAAGTGGATGTGTTTATGGattattgttttaattATGCTAACAAAGTTAATCCAGAATTATCTATCTTAGTACCAAAGGATTTGTTAAATCgtattttctttatttctGTAATTATACTCTTGACTGTGATTATGGTGTTTCTAATTCAATTGGCATTTCACATTTTGACATCAATTGTCTCAACATTGACTgggaataataatagtaaaacTACAATAAGTTCTAGATTGAGACATTGGTATCATAAATCATTCTTGAGACATTTTTTCCAATTGATGAAAAAGAGTCTAAGTCATGGAAAATCACATAAAAGGAAACATAGATACCATCGCAATTTCGAAACCTTTCATAGAATCATCGATGATGGAAAT AGTGacttaatactattaattattactaataccATTAGTATGGTGATTGGTAATATGGATATTACTTATCCCAAGAAGGATAAGGCTATTGATATTCCTAAGGATactgttaaaattaaaactgGTACCGTTAATGCTGATGGTAACTGTACTGAGACTGCTAAGGAGATTAAGGGTGATGCCACTATTACTCCTGCTACTCAGACTGAGGGTCCTAAACTTACTATTAAAGATATTACTGGTGCTGATGCTCTTGCTACCATTGCTGGTACTCCGTGTAATGTTAGTGTGGATACTGAGAAGAAAACTCTTACTATTAACTATACTCAGGGTACTGGTAAGAAGTGtattgaaattgaaattactggtattaatactaaaaaAACTGGTACTGCTAGTGCTACTACTGTTCAATATGGTCATATATTTACTGAAACTTTTGATACGAGTAAAGTTCATTGGCCAGAGATAATCTCTCCTACACTTATGGTTATTGTAGGTATGATACTTCTAGTTATTACAATATTCCCGCCGGTGATTGTAGCCGCACTAAGGAAGACTGCCCCCCTACTTGGTAATTGGAGTCATTATCAGTCACCAATGTGCAAATGGGGAGCTGATGAAAAAGACCAACAAGATAAGTGGACCAACACTGGCGAGACATGGACTAGTGGTGATACTACTGGCAGTCAGGATGCTTCCTTCTGGCATGGATTTGATCTTCTTATAGTCCTTAAGATATTACTAGCCTCAGCAGTGCTGTGGTCCAAGGCTTATTGGGAAGGTGATAAGGCTAAGGATGGATACCCACCATCTGATCCTAATCAAAGAGAATGTAAAAAACTCAACGTGGCCGCTACTACTTCTGGTTCTGGTACTGAACTGACATACACTATTGGACAAAACTTTGCTGAAAACCATGCCAAAGATAATTGTGGTTTTAAGAATTCTCCTACTTACTATGCTCACTTGGTACCTCCAAGTCTTATGGTCCTTGTTGGTATGGAACTTCCACTTCCAAACATTACCATAGTAACAACAGTTATCAGTGGAGTGTTTATCATGGAACTCCTCAGGATCGTACTGGACAGCTGCAAGACTAACATTGGAGATAGTAGAACTACTAGCACCGAGGGTGAGTCTACCACTCCCTTTGAGACCACCTTCGAGAGTAACATTAACGGTGCCGGAGAGTGTGAGAGGTTGAGTAGAAGGATTTCCATTCTTGGTGATTTCAATTTTACCTTCTGCCACTATCTTGGTACCACTAGCGAGGGTTCCAGTGAGTTTTATGGT
- a CDS encoding dead box RNA helicase, putative (Contains 1 putative transmembrane domain;~Apicoplast targetting peptide predicted by the PlasmoAP tool;~1 probable transmembrane helix predicted for TA18420 by TMHMM2.0 at aa 7-29;~Signal peptide predicted for TA18420 by SignalP 2.0 HMM (Signal peptide probability 0.786, signal anchor probability 0.112) with cleavage site probability 0.435 between residues 29 and 30): MFNIINVFDFILMLFLSHLFSIFVTHSMALSPFQRITNSLNTLPNFITTSFNSTLRNSLRNSIHNSLHNSCNSVNLKIGKNYSFINSNSRIKKSSLNNYANYDNVTTLTAPYQVGYNNPNLTPNYTTVPNYTYTNYNTPNNTGYGYNDNGLGNSTGLGNGYGTDYGNGNSYRSGYGNRYGYGQNRGLSNNYNTYTKRQTNYFGPRQYYRYNTYRQTNRRFNNSRGYDIPVSLIDWEKEELVEIKKDFYDLSYEADSRPGEEIEKILKSHDIIIEGEHPLPKPVTTFDEAVFNEPIQKIIKESKFTEPTPIQKVGRDIIGVSQTGSGKTLTFLLPGLLHLLAQPPVGKGGPIMLVLSPTRELCVQIAEEAKPYSRLLNLRLIPIYGGTPKLSQVREIQNGAEIIVATPGRLLEYLSTGAIKLNRVSYFVMDEADRMLDMGFEPQIRKIMGQIRPDRQTLMFSATWPSEIKRLASEFYLELTANPNIKQNFEFPNSYEVKDNLFDFLGSLAPEKKVLIFSDLKSFADQLTSALRYRRFRAYSLHGNKTQNQRERILNMYRSGEFNILVATDVAARGLDIKDIDYVINLDVPKSLLDYIHRIGRTGRGNNKGESLLYFPIDTLSPSKVKFAQDLSNLLTKVNQTVPSQLTQIANNNL; encoded by the exons atgtttaatattataaatgtatttgattttattctaatgttatttttatcgCATTTGTTTTCAATATTTGTTACACATTCCATGGCATTAAGTCCATTTCAAAGAATTACTAATTCTTTAAATACATTACCAAATTTCATTACAACATCTTTCAATTCAACATTACGTAATTCATTACGTAACTCAATACACAATTCATTACATAACTCATGTAATtcagttaatttaaaaattggaaaaaattatagttttataaattcaaattctAGAATAAAGAAAAGTAGTTTGAATAACTATGCCAATTATGATAATGTTACTACTTTAACAGCTCCATATCAAGTTGGTTATAATAACCCTAATTTAACTCCTAATTATACAACTGTTCCTAATTATACttatactaattataatacaCCTAATAATACTGGATATGGTTATAATGATAATGGACTTGGTAATAGTACAGGACTAGGTAATGGTTATGGTACTGACTATGGAAATGGTAATAGTTATCGAAGTGGATATGGAAATAGATATGGATATGGACAGAATCGTGGATTaagtaataattataatacttATACAAAGAGacaaacaaattattttggACCTCGACAATATTATCGTTATAATACTTATCGACAAACAAACAgaagatttaataata GTAGAGGATATGATATACCAGTAAGTTTAATAGATTGGGAAAAGGAAGAATTGGTTGAAATAAAGAAGGATTTTTATGATTTGAGTTATGAAGCGGATAGTAGACCTGGTGAAGAGATTGAgaagattttaaaatcacatgatattattattgaagGTGAACATCCACTTCCTAAACCTGTTACTACTTTTGATGAGGCTGTTTTCAATGAACCTAttcaaaaaattattaaagaatCCAAATTTACTGAACCAACACCAATACAAAAAGTTG gTAGAGATATAATTGGTGTATCACAAACTGGAAGTGGCAAGacattaacatttttaCTTCCTGGTCTATTACATTTGTTGGCACAGCCACCAGTTGGTAAAGGAGGTCCAATAATGCTTGTTTTATCCCCGACTAGAGAACTGTGTGTACAAATTGCTGAGGAGGCCAAACCTTATTCTAGGCTTCTTAATTTACGTTTAATACCGATTTATGGAGGAACACCAAAGCTTTCACAGGTGCGAGAGATACAAAATGGAGCTGAAATTATTGTCGCAACACCTGGAAGGTTACTTGAGTATCTCAGTACTGGAgctattaaattaaaccGTGTCAGTTACTTTGTAATGGATGAGGCAGATAGAATGTTAGATATGGGATTTGAACCACAGATTCGGAAAATAATGGGACAAATCAGACCAGATAGACAAACATTAATGTTCTCTGCTACATGGCCTTCtgaaattaaaagattaGCTTCAGAATTTT ATTTGGAATTAACAGCGAACCCGAATATAAAGCAAAATTTTGAGTTTCCAAATTCATATGAAGTAAAggataatttatttgacTTTTTGGGTTCATTGGCACCTGAAAAGAAGGTGTTGATCTTTTCTGATCTCAAGTCTTTTGCGGACCAACTCACCAGTGCATTGAGGTACCGTAGATTTAGAGCATATTCACTTCATGGTAATAAGACTCAAAATCAACGTGAACGTATTCTCAATATGTACCGCTCAGGAGAGTTCAATATTCTTGTCGCTACTGACGTTGCTGCCAGAGGACTTGATATTAAAGATATTGATtatgttattaatttagatgTTCCTAAATCATTATTAGATTATATTCATAG AATTGGAAGAACTGGTAGAGGAAATAATAAAGGAGAATCTCTATTATATTTCCCAATTGATACTTTGAGTCCATCAAAAGTAAAATTCGCACAGGACTTGTCCAATCTACTAACAAAAGTTAATCAAACCGTTCCATCACAATTAACGCAAATAgcaaataataatttataa